DNA sequence from the Gemmatimonadales bacterium genome:
CTCCGCTGCAAAGCATCCGCATCTCTCGACTCGACGCTCCGCCGTACCTCGTCGAGCATCCGCGCAGACTGAGCCAGGTACAGCTCTGCCAGCTCCGCAACCAGCGCTTCGTCGCCCTCGACGCGAGCGAGCAGCCCGGCGTGGTCGAAGGCAGCCGCCGTCGACGGAGCAAGCTTCGGAGGTGCCCCCCGGACCAGCTCATCGATGGTGTCAAACAACTGGGCCGGCTGAAGCGGCTTCGCGAGGTAGGCGTCCATCCCGGCCGCCAGGCACGCCTCGCGGTCTCCCTTCATGGCGTGAGCGGTCAGCCCCACGATCGGGAGATGCCGCCCCGTACCCTGCTCTGCCTGGCGGATGGCCGCGGTGGCCTCGAGGCCATCCATCTCCGGCATCTGCACGTCCATCAGCATCAGGTCGACGTCGCCTCGCAGGGCCGCGGCGACCGCCTCGTGGCCGTTCTCGGCAACAGTCAAAGTGTGGCCTCTCTTCTCGAGGATGGCGCAGACGACTCGTCGGTTGACCGCGTTGTCCTCGGCCACCAGAATGCGCAGGCTGCTCTGCGTCTCTCCGATCGAGTGCCGAGTCACGACTGGCGCCTCCGCGATGGGATGATCCCGCGTAGCAAGAATTTCCAGGACCGCCTCGAGCAGCACTCCTCGGCGCACCGGCTTCGTCAGGTAGGACGCCACGCCGAGCTCCTTGCAGCGAGCCGCGTCGCCGCGTTGCCCGGCCGATGAGAGCATCATGATCAGCGGAGTGCCCAGCTCCGGAGTGGCCTGGATCCGCTCGGCCAGCTCAAACCCGTCCAAATCGGGCATCTGGAAGTCGATCAGGGCGAGTGGAAATGCCTGACCGTCCTCGCGAGCCCGCTGCAAGGCATCAATAGCCGCGTGACCGCTTTCCACCACGGTCGGTCGCATGCCCCAACTGGCAAGGATGTCGGCCAGAATCCGGCGATTGGTGGCATTGTCATCGACCACTAGCACGGTCATGCCGCTCAGGTCGGCCAGTTCGCGCCGGGCCGGCTGCGGGGGATCGGCCGGCCCAATGGCGAACGGGAGGATAAAGTGGAAAGCACTGCCCGCGCCGGGTTCACTCTCGACCCAGATCCTCCCATCCATCAGGCCGACCAGCTGGGAGGTGATGGCCAGCCCCAGTCCCGTGCCGCCGAAGCGCCGGGTGGTGGTGGCATCAGCCTGAGTAAAGGCGTCGAAGATCGCCACCTGCTTGTCCTTTGGAATCCCGATGCCGGTGTCGGTAACCGTAAAGTGGAGGACCGTCCCCGCCTGTGTGCCGGATTCCTGCGTGACCCGAAGCACCACCTCGCCAGCTGGCGTGAACTTGATCGCGTTGCCGATCAGATTCAGGATGATCTGCCGAAGCCGCCCCGGATCTCCGGCGAGGCTCACGGGCACATCGGGGGCAATCTGATACGCGAGTTCGAGGCCCTTCTCATGGGCCCGCGGAGCCTGCAAGCGCACGGTCTCGTCGATGCAATAGCTCAGATCAAAGTTGATGGTCTCGATGTCGAGTTTCTTGGCCTCGATCTTCGAGAAATCGAGGATGTCATTGATGACGGTCAGCAGGGCGTCCGCCGAACGCTGGACGGTTTCGAGGTAATCGCGCTGCTCCGGTGTGAGTTCGGTGGCAAGAGCAAGTTCCGTCATCCCGAGAATCCCGTTCATCGGGGTGCGCACCTCGTGGCTCATGTTGGCCAG
Encoded proteins:
- a CDS encoding response regulator, which codes for MVGSYDYGLVVLSIFIAMAASYVALDLASRTAAARGWVKGVWLAGGAGAMGLGIWSMHFIGMQAFSLPVPIRYDMPLVWLSLLAAVLASGVALFVVSRPTLTWVGASAGSLIMGAGIASMHYIGMAAMRLAAIPRWNALVVALSIAIAVVVSLVALGLAFLLRAEHRSLAPRKLGSAGVMGLAIAGMHYTGMAAARWEPAPALGDLSHAVTLPSAGVAVVTLLVLVLAIITAMVDRRFSAQAVELAASEQRHRLLFQRSLAGVYQSTLEGRLVDCNDAYARMFGYSTRHECLAHAVTAHYHSAADRDALLNQLRLQRTVTDFESRLRRRDGTSFWILENATLLPDGNGAGELIEGTVIDISQRKDAEAQMLLAIQAAESANRAKSEFLANMSHEVRTPMNGILGMTELALATELTPEQRDYLETVQRSADALLTVINDILDFSKIEAKKLDIETINFDLSYCIDETVRLQAPRAHEKGLELAYQIAPDVPVSLAGDPGRLRQIILNLIGNAIKFTPAGEVVLRVTQESGTQAGTVLHFTVTDTGIGIPKDKQVAIFDAFTQADATTTRRFGGTGLGLAITSQLVGLMDGRIWVESEPGAGSAFHFILPFAIGPADPPQPARRELADLSGMTVLVVDDNATNRRILADILASWGMRPTVVESGHAAIDALQRAREDGQAFPLALIDFQMPDLDGFELAERIQATPELGTPLIMMLSSAGQRGDAARCKELGVASYLTKPVRRGVLLEAVLEILATRDHPIAEAPVVTRHSIGETQSSLRILVAEDNAVNRRVVCAILEKRGHTLTVAENGHEAVAAALRGDVDLMLMDVQMPEMDGLEATAAIRQAEQGTGRHLPIVGLTAHAMKGDREACLAAGMDAYLAKPLQPAQLFDTIDELVRGAPPKLAPSTAAAFDHAGLLARVEGDEALVAELAELYLAQSARMLDEVRRSVESRDADALQRSAHALKGSASGMGGLAVAEIAQELESMGREHRLAGVDVRLAQLAVEVARLDAELIKISGGRPP